ACAGACGGAGAGCAGACAGATGACTCAGCTGATACaatttacaaaacagaaaaaggagcaGCAAGAACTAAAACTTATCACCAGTTTACTCTCACTTTAGCTCATATTTTACTTAAAGGCTGGGAATTGCAGGTTACAAACACCAGGACATCATCTTATTACAATACAGACAAGCAGCAAAGAGTCATCACTACTTTCACCAGCAGTCACATCATCCCTTTAAATAAAATGGAACCAGCAGATGTTACATAAAGCCACAACAGAAGGTTGAAGACAACAGAAGAGATGCAGGGAGTTGTTCCTCACGTGAAattaaaatattctaaaataaatGACCACCAAAGCAGTCCTTTGTTAAATATCAAACAAGAAAAATCCAAACAACACTTATACCAGTGCAAAATTAAACAGCAGCATTTATACGCAAGTGGGATTTGCCAGTGTAAATACATCACATAAAATGCACGTAACTGAGAGCTGCACATAACTTAAACACACACTTCCACAAGTTTTGAAAGCAACAGTCCCTCAATCTCATTAAAGCAGGCTCTCAACCATGACTGACTTTCTTGGAAATATGTAAGGGGCTGAAGTTTACACGGCTAGTCATTTCATCTACTGAACCCAAGCCTTTTAGTAACAAACCAACATGCCCCCAAAATAATGAAATCAGTTTTAATTCACACTTTTATTTCAGTTCAAATGTGTGCGTAGGCCAGCCCTACAAAGCCAAGTTCATGACTAGAGCATGTTTAAGCCCTCGCCTTTTGACTGACTTTTATAAGATTCACTCTAGAAACCTGGTAAAAGACTTCATGCTTGAGTGGAGAGTTGCATTCCTTAAGACAGCAAAACCAATCAATACATCAGAATCCAATGCACTTGCCTGCTTGCAAAATGATGATTTTTAGAACAGAAATCAAAAAGTTTTCCATTTAACTCTGATACCACCACACTGTAGTCCAGTGGGTATTTGACAGACTAGATCTAGAAAACTTTGACATTTGAAACAGCTGAAATTGTAATCAGCCTTGCTGCCAAAAATGGCACGTGAACCACATTATCTAAAGTACATTGTTTTCATGTTAGAATCACTTAGAGGCTGTGTTTAAGGAGTATCATGAGGGTTACTCATACCATAGTCCCACccaggaactgagagcagaattcagaAATACAGCAAGTCTAAGTGAGAAAGTCTTCCTATGGGCAATACCAAAGTAAAATACTTCACATATTCCTAGCCTTTCTTATCAGAGTTAGGCCAAATACTAACTGAAGTACACAGCTAATATTTTCAAACATGAATGCTTAGGATCAGTCACCGACGTAAGATTTGCCAGACTGAGACCACATTTATTtgtgtctaactttaggcacccatgttTGAAGACACAGACCTCTGCTGAGCTACAAATTGCTAGAGATCTGGGAGGAGATTTTCAGATTCTAGCTATGGTGTCGGTGAGAGCAGCCAAGCAGTTGTAGGCATGCTTCTGCAAGGGAAACAACTGGTTACATTACAtgttagagaaaaaaaaatacttctcaGTCTCTTTACTAAGCAGCCGTAGTGGTTTACAAGCCAGAAATCAGACAACAAATCAGGCTGGATTTATGGTCACTGCATAGCATGGGTCATTTTTGAGCACCAGGGATTTGTTCGCAAAATTTCCACAAGCAAGGTGACCAATCCATTTCGATTCTTCCCGCTCTGCTACCGTCGTCGAATGGGCTTGTAGACACACACTGCCATCAGGATCATGGTGATCAACAGGATACTGAAGATGCTCCCCATGAGCACTGCAAGAGGGAAGAAATGGCATGTGTGGAATAGGGGCAAGTATAAGAGGAAAAAGGTCACATGCATGTATGTCTATCTTCCCATTTAGTGCAGCATGTCCCAAACTGGTGACATCAAAGGTTCTGCTGTGAATTTATCAGGAGTCCCTAGATATCACCCCATTCCCAGTTAAGTCCGTTTTTCCCTGGTCTATAATGGGAGTTGGACCACGCCCCTAATTTGCCTTTGCATTTCTGGCCAGACTTTCACCCTTTTAAAGCTGCAGCTGCATGTGAACATTTGCCCTCACCCAGTGTTTGTGAAACGTATGCCTGGTGCACACGCACGGGCCACTCAGCACTCTGAGCGTGCCCCACCACCGCTTGCCCTGGAACACTTGCTTGTATATTTTGGTAGcattatcaagcaaaataaatggctgcttGTTGGAGTTCATCTGGAATAACAATGTGTGGTTACTGAGAGTGGGTGGCCACAGGCAGGATTTTAGTACTTATTAATTCATAGCATTTatgaccagaagggaccattatgatctagtctgacctccagcataacaaGCTGGAGATTTTTACACAGCGATTCCTGTGTCAAGCCCAATCACTCATGGCTGATCTACAGCCTACCGTTTAGAAAGggctagtcttgatttaaagacttcaagtgataaAATGCACCCATACCCCtaggtaaactgttccaatggctaattacatGCACTAAATAATCTGCACCGTGTGTCTAGCCTGAATTTGtatagcttcagcttccagccatgggatCTTGTGCCCTTGTCTGCTAGAATGAAGAGGCCTTTACTACCAGAAATATTCTCTCCAGTCGATACTCATAGCGcctctgaaccttctctttgatcAACTGAACAGATTGAGCTTTAGTCTCTCACTGATGCAGGtcttccagacctcaaatcattcttgtagcccTTTTCTGAAGgatttccaatttgtccacattctttttCAAGTGTCGACACCAGAACGGGACACACTATCCCAGTAACGGGTCTCCCTAATGCCCAATACAGTTGTAATAACTTCGACTCAATATTCCCCAGTTTATACAGCCAAGGATTGCATTTGCTCTCAAATACCACATCACACTGCaagctcatgtttagctgattatccaccatgacgaccctcctccccaaccctgcAGTCCTTTTCTGAGTCACAGTCCCTCTTTTTGTTCCAAGGGAGCCTAGTTTCCCATGCAATCCAGATGGCTCTGTAGACCAGACTTGcccttacaatttttttttaccactcTACCaatttgtgtcatctacaaactttaccCATTTGTGTTTTCCTCTACATTGCTGAAAGagatattgaatagcactgggccaagaactgatccttaCTAGACCCCTCTAGAATCACCACCACTGGAATGATGGTCCCCCATATAGGATTACTTCTGGAGAACTGAAGttatccagtttttaatccatataATAGGGGGTGCATTTTATTATTGGATAATACCATATGGTCATCCCAATTTAGAAAATACtatccatcccctccctcccatgtgcCCATAAAGCTTCACAGAACATACACTTAGTTCTCCTGCAGGCTCCAACAGCAGTAGTTGAAAAATTTACAGCCAACTTGTATTTTACCCTGCTCACTGCTAGCATGTTATCTTTCCTCCCAACTTGCTGCTCTCATTTTCAGATGCTCACTTTTTTCAGTCTATTTGATTGTTGCTGTTAGACAATTTGTCACATGAAGAACATCTCCTTATTAaggatgcacccgatgaagtgagctgtagctcacgaaagcttatgctcaaataaattggttagtctctaaggtgccacaggtcctccttttctttttgcgaatacagactaacatggctgctactctgaaacctttcctagaGATAACATTTGAAATGAAACTTTAAAATTACTTCACTCGCACATCAACACAAAGGCTTCTGCTTTCAGAAACCTTTCATCTAATGTACGCAACAGCCAGAGAGAGATAAGAACAGAACAAAACTTGAGTGGCTGGGCTAGCATCCTTTGTATTCCACAATAGTTTTGTTCCCTTGTTCACTTCTGATTTTAATCTGATAACTAGATGAGACTTTCTACTCACACCTAACTGCTGTTTAAACTAGCAACAAGATGGGATGCTTATGCTGGATACCCACTGGTGTGGATGAacaggccctgccctgagggATCCCAAACTTGGGGAGATCAGTTTCCAATTTCAGTGATCCTTGATGCCATTGCTACCATCCCAAGGAGGGTGAAAACTACTGTATTTCCAGATCCGGGCCACCAGGGACTACCAGATCTGCCAAATATGGAAGCTGGGCAGCTGTAAAACATAGCTTGTTAGACTAATGCATCCGTGGCTATATGTATACAGACAGTCACCAGCTACTCGAGAACCCACACTGTCTGCAGCAAACTGGACCTCAATGCTGTGGCAatttcaatacatttttaaaatggatttttttttccccactcgaCTTGCATTCAATAAAAAACTCCATCAGTACATCAGCTGTGAgcaatttttatatttaaatgttgTCTTATACTATCgtcacattttcagttttcaaaatgccacaTATCTTTAGGTTCCAGAGTCCACACCTAATTAGATGAATGGGGCAGCTCACAGCTCTCAAGGTTATAGTTTCAGGCCATCTTCAAACTTAGGAAGACAGCACTGTCTCATCTTACCATTCTGAGGTCATTTTTGcaacaaccatgagggctagaaactggttttcaaatgAAATCAAAGAATCTGGAGCCCAATTCTTCAACAAGGGATGAATTTTACAGCTGTGGAATACGAGGGGCCTTGGCTATATGGACACAAGTGTGCATGAGGGAGAGAACCCAGAAACCTTGGCTCAGAAAACCCCTAATCCAACCCATAGATCTACTTGAGCTGAAGAAGAATTTCAGTTACTAACCCTGTGATGGTGtttggggtacccaggactgcAAGTCTCCCTGTTGCCTGCCTGTCTCCTGTGAGAGGGGGACTTGtttgtgcttaactgggtgtcagctctCTGACACCACCAACCTGTTAGCCACCTGAACAAAATCTTCTCTGGGCAATGCCAGCCCTTATTTTGCCTTACAATAGTAGGTCCCTAAACCCCTTTGCAGCATTCCCCTGTAGTCCAAACCCttctccactgaacactcactgaaataccaggtctgctgtctCCACGGGAACAGAGTACACACCAGTCTGACTGATTAACCTCACAATCAGATCATAACTTAATATCCCAGCACTGAGAGACCCTCAATTTCACTAGAAATGTAAGTTTACCAAAGGTTCAACAGATAATGAGTaagaataatggaaacaaaagggttacatataaaacaaaatcattacaCTCTTtttagagactaaacttaacaggCTAACCTACTGGCTAAAGAAGATCTAACCCAAAGTCATTTCAACATCTTCCACCAAGGTAGGCAGAGTTCCTATTTTCatgactaaaaagaaaaggagtacttgtggcaccttagagactaacatttatttgagcatgagctttcgtgagctacagctcacttcatcggatgcattcagtggaaaatacagtggggagatttatatacatagagaacatgaaacaatggatattaccatacacactgtaatgagagcgatcacttaaggtgagctattaccagcaggagagcgggcgtGGGGGGcgcaaaccttttgtagtgataatcaaggtgggccatttccagcagttgacaagaacgtctgaggaacagtgtgtgtgtgtgtgggggggggggaaataaacatggagaaatagttttactttgtgtaatgacccatccactcccagtctttattcaagcctaagttgattgtatctagtttgcaaattaattccaatttagcagtctctcgttggagtctgtttttgaagtttttttgttgaagaattacagcttgaggaattccaccatgatttcaacaatttccatcccaccatcaacctcagcctggaccagtccacacaagagatccacctcctggacactacagtgctaataagcgatggtcacataaacaccaccctataccagaaacctactgaccgctattcctacctacatgtctccagctttcatccagaccacaccacacgatccattgtctacatccaagctctacgatacaaccgcatttgctccaacccctcagacagagacaaacacctacaagatctctatcaagcattcttacaactacaatactcacctgctgaagtgaagaaacagactgacagagccagaagagtacccagaagttacctactacaggacaggcccaacaaagaaaataacagaacgccactagccgtcaccttcagcccccaactaaaacctctccaatgcatcatcaaggatctacaacctatcctgagggacgacccatcactttcacagatcttaggagacaggtcagtccttgcttacgaacagccccccaacctgaagcaaacattcaccagcaaccacacaccacaaccactaacccaggaacctatccttgcaacaaagcccgttgccaactgcatccacatatctattcaggggacaccatcatagggcctaatcacatcagccacactatcagaggcttgttcacctgcacatctacagtgtgatatatgccatcatgtgccagcaatgcccctctgccatgtacactggtcaaactggacagtctctgtgtaaaagaataaatggacacaaatcagacatcaagaattataacattcaaaaaccagtcggagaacacttcaatctctttggtcactcgattacagacctaaaagttgcaactcttcaacaaaaaaacttcaaaaatagactccaccgagagactgctgaattggaatttatttgcaaactggatacaattaacttaggcttgaataaagactgggagtggatgggtcattacacaaagtaaaactatttccccatgtttattcccccccaccacaccgttcctcagacgttcttgtcaactgctggaaatggcccatcttgattatcactacaaaaggtccccctcaccccctgctggtaatagctcaagtAATTACCAGtaagctggtaatagcttaagtgatcactcttgttacagtgtgtatggtaacacccattgtttcatgttctctatgtacataaatctccccactgtattttccactgaatacatctgatgaagtgagctgtcgctcacgaaagcttatgctcaaataaattggttagtctctaaggtgccacaagtactccttttctttttgcgaatacagactaacacggctgctactctgaaacctgttttcatgaatgtaaacacGCTGATCATTTACTTTCAAGATGTAGGATAAAGGAGTGTCTTTTTGTCTTCTACTTATATCCCAAAAGTTCTTTGTACTCagagatggtaaaaaaaaaacattgcttGTTTTTCCTTTGTCCTGCTTCTTCCCTGTTGATTTTGTATGTAGATGTGAAGCCATCAGGTCAAACAGAAAACCTATTTGTCAACTTTGCCTTGATGCAGGcttttaaacacattttcagtATACATACGTAACTCCTGGCATAATACCTCTACATGAAACTAATAACGACATTAACAACTAACGtgaccctggctttcatttaagatctcACGGACAGTCTTTGGTGAACTGGAATGTACATACTAGAATCAGGATATTCTTGTAACCCCCTTGCTTTCTGGCACTAAGGGGTTCTTAGGATCACAACCACAGTGGGCctgcagccactagagggagaagATCTGTGGTGCATACGTGCACCACCTACCTCTCAGCAGGATACATACTCCCCTCTGAGGAGGTGCATTCTTTTTTCCAAAAGACAGAGGCTGGGGTAGCCTTGGATATATCAGACCCCTCCTAACCTTACCAGCCTTGTCATAGAGCTGACTCAGGTTCACTTATCCAACTTGCTCCTCAGTTTGCAATTGCTACCCACACCAGCTTGGAGataagcagagctgtgtggagaatggaaattccatttcatGGAGGCTTTgcagattttgaaatttgttttcattccaattaggaacaaaacctgaaaatttcaaaattctccagaaaaagaaaataaaaataaaaaacaacagtcaggtcaactgaaacatttcattttgcttttgacttttaagtgttttaaaataaaatccaataCAAAATTAAAgcaatgcaaaacaaaatgttatttcaaaaggaaactcaaaacattttgttctaagAATGTCAAaatgtgataagaaaaggaggacttgtggcaccttagagactaaccaatttattagagcataagctttcgtgagctacagctcacttcttcagatgcatatcgtggaaactgcagcaggctttatatatacacagagaatatgaaacaatacctattcccaccccactgtcctgctactaaccaatttattagagcataagctttcgtgagctacagctcacttcttcagatgcatatcgtggaaactgcagcaggctttatatatacacagagaatatgaaacaatacctattcccaccccactgtcctgctactaaccaatttattagagcataagctttcgtgagctacagctcacttcttcagatgcatatcgtggaaactgcagcaggctttatatatacacacagaggtatatataaagcttatgctctaataaattggttagtctctaaggtgccacaagtcctccttttctttttgcgaatacagactaacacggctgttactctgaaacctgtcaaaatgtgATGTTTCTCTTGCTCACAACTCACAAACCTACAAAGAAACTCCCTCCATAGTTTGTAAATATTAGAACTTTGAACTTGAAGGAATCAGTCAGTCAGGAATAATTTACATCCTCCAGCTTCAAGAACATTAGACTGCATTTCCCCAGGGCACAGACTGATGAGTCTGCAGGTTTTGAGTTGAGGCAGCTCTGGTTGTGTGCCTGAATAGAGTCAACAAGGGGAAGTTGTCCCTCACCGATCTTTATTTATGAAATACATATCTGGATCCTCAATGCGACTCTTCTCAGTACAACTTGAGCAACCACTGCTGCCCACGTCACAGAACCGGCCATCAATGTCACGAGTCACCTGACTTCCGTCATCTCAGAGACGCCAAGAAGTAGGCCATAGAAGACACCCTCTGGAGTCGGTCTCTCCAGAATTGGGGGCACATTGCAACACAGGTTGAGGGGAGCTTGCCCTGCAGCAGCCTGTGCTGTACCTAGTGTGTACATACGTAAGGGCCTTCGCTCTGCAAGGCCTTCTGATGTCTTCCATTGAGGCTCACATCATTTCAAGAGATTTAACAATCAAATCAGCAGCAGCATGTTCAGCTGTCTAGGCTAGCTGGCTCTGTGTGCATTTACTGTGCTGGATATACACAATAATAACCCACGTGGTGCTCGTAGCCACCAGGGAAGAGGGAATAGCAGACAACAATCTCACAgtaggggagaggggagaagaaaacCAGCCAGCATGTCAGGGCtgtcctctccttccttcctcactGTGAAAAATGGGTCTGTGCTACAGCTGTGTGGAGAACAGAAATTATATTTTGTGGAGTATTTTGAGACTgtcaaatttgttttcattccaattagGGCTCAGCCCTACCCAGTTAAATGTTCTCTGCTAAAGAAAACTCAAGGGGGGGGGAATAATTTAGTCCAAAGCAAAATGTTTGGTCTGGAGTTTGACTTTATTTTAGATGGCTAATCAAACACTCACGAAACAAACCACACATCTAttttttgaaagggaaaaaaaccaaaaaggccACTGAACCCCCCAAAGTGTGGAAACACCCCGTTGTGCCGGGGGGCAGAGCGTCCCCGGCCCGAAAGGCCGGCACGGGGAGCCCAGGGCTCCGAGGGGGGCAGACTGGCGTGGGCCAGGGGCTGCCCCAAGGCTGGGCGAGCAGTCCACGGGGTGCCAGGCCCCGGCCCCTCAGATCCTAGCCCCGCACAGCGGGCAGCTCGGAGGGGGGATCACGGGGGCGGGCGACTGCAAAGGGCGTTGGGGCAAACAGCGGCGCGCCTCAACCCCATCCACGGGGACCAGCCCCCCGCGCCAGGCCGGGCCGCCCCAGGCTACTGGCGACTCACGCAGCCCGGCAGAGAacgggacccaggagtccggggggAGAGGCGCGAGACACGCCCAGCCCGGGGGCGGGAGAGCGGGGCCCAGGGGAgagcggcccggcccggcccggcccggcccggcccctcctTACCCAGGTTCTGTCTCCGCAGCACGGCGTAGGGCCGGCTCCGCTCCGCGGGCCCCGccgcccagcccggccccgccagcGCCAGCAGCAGGgcgagcccccagcccggccgcgCCCGCCGCAGCATCCTCCCGGCGCTCGCCGCCTCCGGCCGGGCGCGGGGAAGCGgggccgcggggcggggcggggcggggcgcggcgCTGTCCTGCCTGGTCCGCTCTGCCCTGGCTCCCCCTCCTGGGCTTCCCTCGCCCTCCatcttcctcccttccttcctcttcctcatccccctcacttccttccctcttccccttcctcatcctccctccatcttcctcccttccttcctcttcctcatccccctcacttccttccctcttccccttcctcatcctccctccatcttcctcccttcctctctcttcctcatccccctcacttccttccctcttccccttcctcatcctccctccatcttcctcccttccttcctcttcctcatccccctcacttccttccctcttccccttcctcatcctccctccatcttcctcccttccttcctcttcctcatccccctcacttccttccctcttccccttcctcatcctccctccatcttcctcccttccttcctcttcctcatccccctcacttccttccctcttccccttcctcatcctccctccatcttcctcccttcctctctcttcctcatccccctcacttccttccctcttccccttcctcatcctccctccatcttcctcccttccttcctcttcctcatccccctcacttccttccctcttccccttcctcatcctccctccatcttcctcccttccttcctcttcctcatccccctcacttccttccctcttccccttcctcatcctccctccatcttcctcccttccttcctcttcctcatccccctcacttccttccctcttccccttcctcatcctccctccatcttcctcccttccttcctcttcctcatccccctcacttccttccctcttccccttcctcatcctccctccatcttcctccctcccttcctcttcctcatccccctcacttccttccctcttccccttcctcatcctccctccatcttcctcccttccttcctcttcctcatccccctcacttccttccctcttccccttcctcatcctccctccatcttcctcccttccttcctcttcctcatccccctcacttccttccctcttccccttcctcatcctccctccatcttcctcccttccttcctcttcctcatccccctcacttccttccctcttccccttcctcatcctccctccatcttccttccttcctcctcatccctcttcctcatcccccttccttcctcatCCCCCCTCCATCGTCCTTCCTTCCCCTTcgtcccttccccctccatcttccccttcctcccctcccctcccccttccatctccctcccttccccctccctcatcccccctTCCTATCCCCTCTCcatcttccttcctcctccttcatcctcccttcccctttcctttcctcctccctcctccttcatcctcccttccccttcctcatcccccctccatcttccttccttccccttcgtcccttccccctccatcttccccttcctcccctctcccttccatctccctcccttccccctccctcatcccccctTCCTATGCCCCCTCcatcttccttcctcctccttcctcctcccttccccttccccttcctcatcCCCCCTCCATCTTCCCCTTCTCCATCCCCCCTCCAtcttccttagaatcatagaatatcagggttggaagggacctcaggaggtcatctagtccaaccccctgctcaatgcaggaccgatccccaattaaatcatcccagccgaccttaaaaacttctaaggaaggagattacaccacctccctaggtaacgcattccagtgcttcaccaccctcctagtgaaaaagtttttcctaatatccaatctaaacctcccccactgcaacttgagaccattcctccttgttctgccatctgctaccactgagaacagtctagatccatcctctttggaaccccctctcaggtagttgaaagcagcgatcaaatcccccctcattcttttcttctgcagactacacaatcccagttccctcagcctctcctcataactcatgtgttccagacccctaatcatttttgttgcccttcgctggactctctccaatttatccacatccttcttgtagtgtggggcccaaaactggacacagtactccagatgaggcctcaccaatgtcgaatagaggggaacgatcacatccctcgatctgctcgctatgcccctacttatacatcccaaaatgccattggccttcttggcaacaagggcacactgctgactcatatccagcttctcgtccactgtaaccgctAGGTCCTTCCTCATACCCCCTTCCCTCCTTctcatcccccttccctctccctcttccttcctttcccattcttccttctccctcttccttccctcttccttccttcctcaccccccttccccttccctctcccttccttccttcccatcgcccttccctctcccttccttcccccatttccttccttcctt
This genomic stretch from Lepidochelys kempii isolate rLepKem1 chromosome 15, rLepKem1.hap2, whole genome shotgun sequence harbors:
- the C15H12orf76 gene encoding uncharacterized protein C12orf76 homolog — encoded protein: MLRRARPGWGLALLLALAGPGWAAGPAERSRPYAVLRRQNLVLMGSIFSILLITMILMAVCVYKPIRRR